The sequence gaaactgtagtgtctattaattactagacataacatacagaaactgtagtgcctattaattactagaagtacatacagaaactgtagtgtctatttattactagacctaaacatacagaaactgtagtgtctattaattactagacctaaacaAACAGAAATTGTAGTGTCTATTAAAtactagacctaaacatacagaaactgtagtgcctattaattactagacatcaccatacagaaactgtagtgcctattaattactagacataacatacagaaactgtagtgcctagtaattactagacctaaacatacagaaactgtaatgtctattaattactagatctaaacatacagaaactgttgtgccctattaattactagacctaaacatacagaaactgtagtgtctattaattactagacctaaacatacagaaaccGTTGtgtctattaattactagacctaaacatacagaaattGTAGTGccctattaattactagacctaaacatacagaaactgtagtgtctattaattactagacctaaacatacagacattgtAGTGTCTATTTATTACTAGACATCAccatacagaaactgtagtgtctattaattactagacctaaacatacagaaactgtagtgcctattaattactagacctaacatacagaaactgtagtgcctattaattactagacctaCATACAGAAACAGTAGTgcctattaattactagacTTAAACCtacagaaactgtagtgcctattaattactagacctaaacataACGAAACTGTAGTGCCTATTAATTACTAGatctaaacatacagaaactgtagtgtctATTTATTACTAaacctaaacatacagaaactgtagtgtctattaattactagacctacatacagaaactgtagtgtctatttattactagacctaaacatacagaaaatgtagtgtctattaattactagacctaaacaaacagaaactgtagtgtctattaattactagacataaacatacagaaactgtagtgcctattaattactagacatcaccatacagaaactgtagtgcctattaattactagatatcaccatacagaaactgtagtgccctattaattactagacctaaacatacagaaactgtaatgtctattaattactagatctaaacatacagaaactgtagtgccctattaattactagacctaaacatacagaaactgtagtgtccTATTAATTCCTAGAtctaaacatacagacactgTAGTGCCTTATTAATTACTAGatctaaacatacagaaactgtagtgtctatttattactagacctaaacatacagaaactgtagtgcctattaattactagacctaaacatacagacactgtagtgcctattaattactagacctaaacatacagaaactgtagtgtGCATTAAAtactagacctaaacatacaAAAACTGTAGTgcctattaattactagacctaaacatacagaaattGTAGTGccctattaattactagacctaaacatacagaaactgtagtgtctattaattactagacctaaacatacagaaactatAGTGccctattaattactagacctaaacatacagaaactgtagtgccctattaattactagacctaaacatacagaaactgtagagcctattaattactagacctaaacatacagaaactgtagtgccctattaattactagatctaaacatacagaaactgtagtgccctattaattactagatctaaacatacagaaactgtagtgtctattaattactagaccaaaacatacagaaactgtagtgcctattaattactagatctaaacatacagaaactgtaatgtctattaattactagacctaaacatacagaaactgtaatgtctattaattactagacctaaacatacagaaactgtagtgcctattaattactagacctaaacatacagaaactgtagtgccctattaattactagacctaaacatatagacattgtaGTGTCTATTTATTACTAGACCTtcatacagaaactgtagtgcctattaattactagacctaaacatacagaaactgtagtgtcctattaattactagacataaacatacagaaactgcAGTGCCCTATTAACtactagacctaaacatacagaaactgtagtgtctattaattactatacctaaacatacagaaactgtagtgccctattaattactagacctaacatacagaaactgtagtgcctattaattactagacctaaacatacataaaCTGTAGTgcctattaattactagacctaaacatacagaaactgtagtgtctattaattactagacctaaacatacagaaactgtagtgccTTTTAATTACTAGACATCAccatacagaaactgtagtgtctattaattactagacctaaacatacagaaactgtagtgtctattaattactagacctaaacatacagaaactgtagtgcctaaacatacagaaactgtagtgtctattaattactagacctaaacatacataaaCTGTAGTGTCTCttaattactagacctaaacatacagaaactgtagtgtctattaattactagacatcaccatacagaaactgtagtgccaattaattactagacctaaacatacagaaactgtagtatctattaattactagacctgAACATAGAGAAACTGTAGtgtctattaattactagacctaaacatacagaaactgtagtgcctattaattactagacctaaacatacagaaactgtagtgcctattaattactagacctaaacatacagaaactgtagtgtctattaattactagacctaaacatacagaaactgtagtgccttttaattactagacctacatacagaaactgtagtgtctattaattactagacctaaacatacagaaactgtagtgcctattaattactagacctaaacatacagaaactgtagtgtctattaattactagacctaaacatacagaaactgtagtgcctattaattactagacctaaacatacagaaactgtagtgtctattaattactagacctaaacatacagaaactgtagtgcctattaattactagacctaaacatacagaaactgtagtgtctattaattactagacctaaacatacagaaactgtagtgccttttaattactagacctaaacatacagaaactgtagtgccttttaattactagacctaaacatacagaaactgtagtatctattaattactagacctgaacatacagaaactgtagtgtctattaattactagacctaaacatacagaaactgtagtgccttttaattactagacctatacatacagaaactgtagtgccttttaattactagacctaaacatacagaaactgtagtatctattaattactagacctgaacatacagaaactgtagtgtctattaattactagacctaaacatacagaaactgtagttCCTTttaattactagacctaaacatacagaaactgtagtgccttttaattactagacctaaacatacagaaactgtagtatctattaattactagacctgaacatacagaaactgtagtgtctattaattactagacctaaacatacagaaactgtagtgccttttaattactagacctaaacatacagaaactgtagtgccttttaattactagacctaaacatacagaaactgtagtatctattaattactagacctgaacatacagaaactgtagtgtctattaattactagacctaaacatacagaaactgtagtgcctattaattactagacctaacatacagaaactgtagtgcctattaattactagacctaacatacagaaactgtagtgtctattaattacttattttgataattttatcaagttattatacagtaaatatGTGACAGGCTTAATACCAAGTGCAATTCCAGTCCAAGCCGAATTTcctttattctttattttaaattcagaaaattggaaaaaacttgaaaaaaaagaaaaataagcatgaatatatattattgaatcTGTAATCTAGAGTCTGTGGCATGTGTTACGCAAGTTAAAATCACACATAGGCTATTTAAAGATTTCACTGAAAAGTCATACACCAATACATAGTTTGTAACACCATTGTATTAGGTGTTATATACAAAAgttgataaaaacaacaaatactgtACTGTTGCTAGAACATGTTTATGCAACTGAAGTAATTTCTGTAAAAAGTAACAAATGAGGCCTGTTCATGCATTTAAGGCTTTATAAATGTGGCCCTTAATGAGATGGTGTCACAACTAGCCTGTCCTATGTAAAACAGAGTGATAATCTGGTAAAATAATTAAGGCTTATGAGAATTTGATGATTCATATTTCTCAGATTATAAGATAAAGGTTTCTAAATATTAGGCTTTAAGATTACAAAGCTCCTGTACAAATGATCTTGGTTTTGGTTTCCTGACATTTTTATGATCACTATCTTAGATCTTTAGGCTTTCAGTTTTATGGCTTTATAAGAACCGAAAACTTACATTATGTGGCATTCAGATTTATAATCATACACTGGTATGTAAAGCTGAATCCTtccagagttatctcccttctatTTTGCTTTCAAAACAGTGTCATGCATTACAAGACAAACATCTCACACatttttgacattgttttataCTCATgtacaaacatttacatgtcACATAAATAAGGTCATCATGTACATACAGATGGTCTCTCTGATTTAGCAGGTAGCTATATAGTcgttagctgcaatattgtagctcaaaagacttttagacagaaaatggtgtggtctttagagctacaattggtgcctattactgctaatggagcaaagtaatgattatgcaaaccattataaaacgtttctttgcattttatcgtacttgtttgatatcacttacctactaggcaataaaactgaaccatataaaatatcaaattctcatctagggcattatttttttttacataatacatatgaatgtctttctgaagggaatttatacgtcaagtccacaaattgtgaatttgacgtcttgtgagcggtatggtatatattaagaatggtagttatgttttggacaaaaataatatgtaaatgaatgtatacgcataaaataattggaaacctacaaaaaagtatagaaaactgtgcccgagtgattttcggaggcagtgctccactacgacacatagggaccaattcgtacccggccgaaaggtatagtaggctgggtacgtatattcgttctatatagtaggccgggtacgtatattcgttctatatagtaggccgggtacgtatattcattctatatagtaggccgggtacgtacaTTCGTTCTGTATATCGTTCtatatagtaggccgggtacttATATTGTTCtatatagtaggccgggtacgtatattcgttctatatagtaggccgggtacgtatattcgttctatataGTCTTTAGAGCTGTTAATTAAACcaatacatataaacataaaacttAATTAATCTGACTCGGGTGTAGGAATAGCTTATACATTATACCGTAAGGGCCCCCATCTCTGTAAGTACCCCTCTCCAtttttaggcttcaatttcacttaatttgaattaaatgcagactggaaatatgaaaactgtgttggtttccttactgatttcttttgcaaattgatttatgtcTTACTTTGCAGAATAATTTTAAGAAGGGGCTGGTCCAAATCTGTTTTATTAAGCGGCCTCCTTACtcaattttttaaacacccCGGATACTTATTGGGTCCAATGCGGTACATGTACCAGCATAATTGTACAGCTACTAAAGGCATTATTATTCGTTAAAATTGTTAACAATACCGTACATGTACCAGCATAATTGTACAGCTACTAAAGGCATTATTATTCGTTAAAATTGTTAACAATACCGTGGAAATTCTTTAGATTTTTCATATTAATGGATGTAGCACAAATACATTAATACAACTGCACCATTATGTaagcatttaaaatatattacatactcTATGTATTGAAAGCATTCCCTAACAAAAGATAACTTAACATGTCTTTGAATAAACCTATACCCCTTCAAAATGAAATCACTATAGCATATAGACTCACATACTATTATTAGCACATTCAAGTATTACATTGACATATAACCCATTGGCAATCTGCCGGTGCGGGTTATCTGGAATTTACTTTACAAAATCATAGAAAATGTCTGATTTTGCTTCCCGCAGACTATACCCCAGTGCAGGTAATACACAGGCAATTACGGTAACAGAATCTGTATTGTTTTATGGGGCACTGCTACCTAACAAATTGCTCAATAGTTGATCATAAATGCCATACTTTTTTAGTCTGAAATGTAGAAGTTGATAGCAAAGTCATTGGTATGTGGAAGTTGACGACATACTCAGCGTTAGTCCGCTGAACACTGGAGTTGTAACATTAGCTAGAGTGACTGTGACGTATGTGGAAGTTGACGACATACTCAGCATTAGTCCGCTGAACACTGGAGTTGTAACATTAGCTAGAGTGACTGTGACGTATGTGGAAGTTGACGACATACTCAGCGTTAGTCCGCTGAACACTGGAGTTGTAACATTAGCTAGAGTGACTGTGATGTATGTGGAAGTTGACAACATACTCAGCGTTAGTCCGCTGAACACTGGAGTTGTAACATTAGCTAGAGTGACTGTGACGTATGTGGAAGTTGACGACATACTCAGCGTTAGTCCGCTGAACACTGGAGTTGTAACATTAGCTAGAGTGACTGTGACGTATGTGGAAGTTGACGACATACTCAGCATTAGTCCGCTGAACCCTGGAGTTTAACATTAGCTAGAGTGACTGTGACGTATGTGGAAGTTGACGACATACTCAGCATTAGTCCGCTGAACACTGGAGTTGTAACATTAGCTAGAGTGACTGTGACGTATGTGGAAGTTGACGACATACTCAGCATTAGTCCCTGAACAGCTGGAGTTGTAACATTAGCTAGAGTGACTGGGATGGACGTATGTGGAAGTTGACGACATACTCAGCATTAGTCCGCTGAACACTGGAGTTGTAACATTAGCTAGAGTGACTGTGACGTATGTGGAAGTTGACGACATACTCAGCATTAGTCCGCTGAACACTGGAGTTGTAACATTAGCTAGAGAGTGACTGTGACGTATGTGGAAGTTGACGACATCTCAGCATTAGTCCGCTGAAGACTGCAGTTGTAACATTAGCTAGAGTGACTGTGACGTATGTGGAAGTTGACGACATACTCAGCATTAGTCCGCTGAAGACTGCAGTTGTAACATTAGCTAGAGTGACTGTGACGTATGTGGAAGTTGACGACATACTCAGCATTAGTCCGCTGAACACTGGAGTTGTAACATTAGCTAGAGTGACTGTGACGTATGTGGAAGTTGACGACATACTCAGCATTAGTCCGCTGAACACTGGAGTTGTAACATTAGCTAGAGTGACTGTGACGTATGTGGAAGTTGACGACATACTCAGCATTAGTCCGCTGAAGACTGCAGTTGTAACATTAGCTAGAGTGACTGTCATGTATGTGGAAGTTGACGACATACTCAGCATTAGTCCGCTGAACACTGGAGTTGTAACATTAGCTAGAGTGACTGTGACGTATGTGGAAGTTGACGACATACTCAGCATTAGTCCGCTGAACACTGGAGTTGTAACATTAGCTAGAGTGACTGTGACGTATGTGGAAGTTGACGACATACTCAGCATTAGTCCGCTGAACACTGGAGTTGTAACATTAGCTAGAGTGACTGTGACGTATGTGGAAGTTGACGACATACTCAGCATTAGTCCGCTGAACACTGGAGTTGTAACATTAGCTAGAGTGACTGTGACGTATGTGGAAGTTGACGACATACTCAGCATTAGTCCGCTGAACACTGGAGTTGTAACATTAGCTAGAGTGACTGTGACGTATGTGGAAGTTGACGACATACTCAGCATTAGTCCGCTGAACACTGGAGTTGTAACATTAGCTAGAGTGACTGTCATGTATGTGGAAGTTGATGACATACTCAGCATTAGTCCGCTGAAGACTGCAGTTGTAACATTAGCTAGAGTGACTGTGACGTATGTGGAAGTTGACGACATACTCAGCATTAGTCCGCTGAACACTGGAGTTGTAACATTAGCTAGAGTGACTGTGACGTATGTGGAAGTTGACGACATACTCAGCATTAGTCCGCTGAACACTGGAGTTTAACATTAGCTAGAGTGACTGTGACGTATGTGGAAGTTGACGACATACTCAGCATTAGTCCGCTGAACACTGGAGTTGTAACATTAGCTAGAGTGACTGTGACGTATGTGGAAGTTGACGACATACTCAGCATTAGTCCGCTGAACACTGGAGTTGTAACATTAGCTAGAGTGACTGTGACGTATGTGGAAGTTGACGACATACTCAGCGTTAGTCCGCTGAACACTGGAGTTGTAACATTAGCTAGAGTGACTGTGACGTATGTGGAAGTTGACGACATACTCAGCATTAGTCCGCTGAACACTGGAGTTGTAACATTAGCTAGAGTGACTGTGACGTATGTGGAAGTTGACGACATACTCAGCATTAGTCCGCTGAACACTGGAGTTGTAACATTAGCTAGAGTGACTGTCATGTATGTGGAAGTTGACAACATACTCAGCGTTAGTCCGCTGAACACTGGAGTTGTAACATTAGCTAGAGTGACTGTGACGTATGTGGAAGTTGACGACATACTCAGCATTAGTCCGCTGAACACTGGAGTTGTAACATTAGCTAGAGTGACTGTGACGTATGTGGAAGTTGACGACATACTCAGCATTAGTCCGCTGAACACTAATAGCGAATGGCTCACTTGGATGGAATGTGAAGGCAACTAATCTCCTAGCTGTGGGCGGAGGGCTTCGGCCCATCACGCCAGCGTAGATCTTAAACTTAAGCAGTCCAGAGTCCCGTGCATAAAACCTGAAGATAAAAACATCATCCCATTGGAGTTattttaacacagtaatcaatacatttatatataattctaTTTTAAGTCAGGATATATTCAAACCTTCAAAAGTTAtgcatttataaaatacagtacTGGTATATCACTCTTTGATAGGTACTACAGCCATTTGTGTATAAGCATGGTTCTTATTTAGGTATATGAACTTAAGCTTAACACACAGAAGAGACTGTGAGGAAATAAAAAGCAATACTTGGTAAATGTGATAGGTTTAAATTAGCCAAAGCATGAATTTGATACTCTACTGAACAAGTGCTCATTAAAGTCGGATAAAATAGATTAATATTGTAACAGCATATTACTTACTATTGGTAATTAATGCTTTTCAACTATGATCTTAACTAAAAAGATCACCGTGAGTTAGATTACACTATGTTGGTATTACTTACCTGATTGGATAGTCTCCACATGCCTTCGGCCGCTCCATCTGGGATACCCATTTATCATCATAACTAAACAGAGCCAAGTCAAGGTACGGGCTACAACTGTAGGACTGAGAACTTATCGGTAGTTGTGCAAGTAGGCGTTTCACAGCCTCTGTGTGTCCACCAAACTTGGCATTGATGATCGTATGCTTGAATCGTTGCTGTATCTGCCTTGCATAAATATTGCTAGATGCAGAACAGGTGAACTGGGGCCCATCATGGAGAGTAGcatttctgaataagtcacagAAATTTTCAAAGAGTTCTAATAAGTCCTCTGATATATTTTCACACACCGCAAGAACTTCAGTTGTCACCATGTTGTACACAACAAAAAACGAAGGCTGAGAGTTTGG is a genomic window of Argopecten irradians isolate NY chromosome 10, Ai_NY, whole genome shotgun sequence containing:
- the LOC138334032 gene encoding uncharacterized protein gives rise to the protein MSSTSTYVTVTLANVTTPVFSGLMLSMSSTSTYVTVTLANVTTAVFSGLMLSMSSTSTYMTVTLANVTTPVFSGLMLSMSSTSTYVTVTLANVTTPVFSGLMLSMSSTSTYVTVTLANVTTPVFSGLMLSMSSTSTYVTVTLANVTTPVFSGLMLSMSSTSTYVTVTLANVTTPVFSGLMLSMSSTSTYVTVTLANVTTPVFSGLMLSMSSTSTYMTVTLANVTTAVFSGLMLSMSSTSTYVTVTLANVTTPVFSGLMLSMSSTSTYVTVTLANVTTPVFSGLMLSMSSTSTYVTVTLANVTTAVFSGLMLSMSSTSTYVTVTLANVTTAVFSGLMLRCRQLPHTSQSLSS